In Helicobacter mastomyrinus, the sequence TTTATTGGTTACACGTTTTCTTACTCGATCTCCTTATGAGCCACAAGAAAATCCTATAAAGAAATTTAATTACAAGGAAAATGTGCATAACTCGCATAATCACTTGCTATGGGGAAATACTATTTATGCTTTTGCTACGCGATTGACTGATAGTTTCGCAAATTATCGCTGGTGTGGAAATATTATAGGACCTAAGGCTGGCGGTGCTGTAAAAGATTTGCCTACTTATATTTATGAAAGCTTTGGCACTACGCAATCCAAGATACCAACGGAGGTGCTTATCACAGATAGATGTGAGTATGAGCTTGCAGAATCTGGCTTTATAGCCTTTACGTTGCGACGTGATAGCAATAATGCAGTATTTTTCTCCGCAAATGCGGCATTAAAGCCAAAAATTTTTCCAAATACGCCTGAAGGAAAAGAGGCAGAGACAAATTATAGGCTTGGCACACAGTTGCCTTATATATTTTTAGTTTCTCGCCTTGCTCATTATCTTAAGGTATTACAAAGAGAAGAAATTGGGAGCTGGAAAGAAAGGGCAGATATAGAGAATGGCTTAAACGAATGGATGAGGCAATATGTTTCAGACCAAGAAAATCCTCCCGCAGAGGTTCGAAGTAGGCGACCATTTAGAGGTGCTAAGGTTTTTGTAAGCGAGATAGAAGGGGAAGCAGGTTGGTATAGAATAAACTTAAATGTACGACCCCACTTTAAATTTATGGGAGCAAACTTTGAACTTTCTTTGGTGGGGAAACTTGACAGAGAATAAATTATGTCTTTTGTAAATAAAATTATTTCTCAACTGCATCCTCATGTAGATTCTGCTTATTTTGAAGATAGAACCAAAACGATAAAAGATCATATCTCAATCCTCATGAATACTAAAAATGAGGGCATAAGTCTTATGAATTTTGCAGACTTATCGTTGGAAGATTTGGATATAAATACAAAAAATCTCGCCCTGCTTATGTCGGAAAAAATCTACCACCTTGTAAATACTTATGAAACAAGGGCAAAGATTCTAAACATAGAATATGATGAAAGCTTTGCTCCTTGGCAAATAAGTTTTTTTATGCGAATGCGTCATGTTGGGGGTGACTTGTTGGATGATTTTAATATACAAATTGTCTTTAAAAATAATCGCTATTGTGATGTAATGTAGGCGGTTTGCTTGAGATAGTTTTAGGAAACCCCAAAAAAGTATTTGATTAAAGTAGAAAAGGGCAGATAAGTGAAAAATATTCATTATTTCCGTAAAGAGCTTGATTATTTGCATAAAATGAGGGAAATTTTTGTTAATAAATATCCCAAACTTGCCCCATTTTTATCCCACAATAGTAATGATCCAGATGTGGAACGTATTATAGAATCTTTAGCGTTATTAACATCTAAGATTCACGAAGAGCTTGATGGCAATATTCCCCTGATTGCAGAATCTTTGATTAACATTCTTGCACCCAATTACACAAACTCGTTGCCATCAATGTGCATACAGGACTTTGCACTTAAGCCAGAAAGCAAAGAATGCAAGGTTTTTATTCCTAGACACACAAGTCTTAAATCTACTCCAATAAACCAAGTGCAATGTGAATTTAAAACTATCTATGATGTTTGTCTGCATCCTCTTAAAATAAGCGATATGTCGCTTACTAACGAAGGGAAGCAGAGTGTATTTTGCCTTGATATTGTAAGCACAAACAAATTTTTTAAAATAGCAGATATGGATATTCATTTTTTACAGATTTATCTTGGCAGTGAGGTTTATAGTGCCAATACATTGCTTTTATGGCTTTTATGTTATTTGCAAGAAATTGTTATTGTCTGTGCTGATACTCTCACATCTTTTAAGATTCCTTGTGATTCCTTAGAGACTACTGGTTTTGACAAAAATGAGAGTATGTTTAGTAATGGCGATATAGGCTTTAGTGCTTTTACACTTTTACAGGAATTACTTTTTTTGCCAGAAAAATTTGCATTTGTGAGAATAAAAAATTTAGAAATATTAAAAGAATGTCAAAGTGAAAAGATGACTGTTAAATTTATTTTCAAAAAAGAATTGCCTAAAGATACCCTTCCAAAAGCCAATCAGTTTTCGCTATTTAGCACGCCCATTGTTAATCTTTTTTCTACGCAGGCAGAGCCGATTCTTACTGACCATACACGAAATGGGTATAGAATATTTATCGATAGGGCGCATCTTAACGCATATTCTGTGATACAGGTATTGAAAGTTAAGGCTCATAATAGCGACTCAGGAAGACGGATATTAAAAAATTACAATAGTTTTGAGCGATTTGAATTTGTAGATAAGGGAAATGATTTTTATGCTATTTCAAATAAGCAAGATGCAAATGGAGAGCATTATAAAGAAATTACTATTTATAGTAATCAATCTCGCAGAGAAACACTTTCCATTGATGTTTTATGTAGCAACAACAATCTTCCAAATGGTTTGCAGATAGGCTCAATCAATGAGATTGTAGGATATCAAGATGTCCTTACGCGTAATCTTATGTTACCTACAAAATCGCAACATAGAAGTATTGATAATGCTACATTGTGGGATTTTATCGCCACCCTTTCTTTTAATTATCAAAGTATAACGCATAAAGAGAGCTTCTTAGCATTGCTGCATACATACAGCTTTAATATTGATAAACCAAAAAATCTTTACGAAATAATAAGTGAATCCTTACAAAAGATAGAATCCAAGCCTGCTTATAATGTCAATGGATTTATTACATTAAGAGGTATGCAAATTACTCTATATATTGATGATTCAAAGTTTTATTGTTTAGGTGAGGCATATAAGATAGGCTTAGTGCTTGCACACTTTTTTTCTTCTTTTGTCAGTATCAATTCTTTTTGCGAGGTATCCTTGTGCTGCACAACAAGTAATACATCTTTTAGCTATTCTATCGTCTATGGCAATAAGGTATTATTATGAATTTTACTTTTTATCGGCTAATAAAAATGCTCTTGGTTTCTTTGAATAGGGAGCAAATCTTTTTACGTAGTGCTAGGAGTTTGGGACATGCGTATAAAGAAGTTGATATATTCCAATATCATGATATGGCGGATTTAGAGTCGAAAGATATGCTTCCACTTGAGGCTTCATCTGTAAAAGTTATGGAAAAATTACCTCAAAATATATCTTCCAAAATGCATACTGAATCTTTCGTGGAAGTTTTTAGTCATTTTTTTGGATTGCTAGGGCAATCTTCACCTCTGCCTTATTATATGCTTGATAATTTTGCAAAAAATGAAGATGATGGCAATGGTTTCAGCCTTTTTTTTGATTTTTTTAACAATTATCTTTTATGGTTGTTTTATGATAGTGTGTGTCTTAAGAATTATCACCACTCTTTTGAGACAGATTTTAGCGATAGAATTTCTTTTGTATTGTTGAAACTTTTAGGTTTTAGTGATACAACAAGTGCAAAGGCATATCTTCCATTTGCACCTCTTATTTTAAGCTTAAGGAGACCAAAAGCTTATATTGAGAAAATTTTGGCACATAATTTTCATTTGCACGATAGAATTTCTATTGTCGAGAATATTCCACAAGCCATTCGTATCAATAAGAATCAACAGAATAGTTTAGGATTTAAAAATGTTACTCTTGGTAAAAGTTTTCTACTAGGTAGCACAATATATTCCTATCAAAATAAAATATTACTCCGCATCAAGGATTTGCATTATCAGGAAGCCCTAGATTATTTTCCACATCATAAGCAACACAATAAACTTAGAGAGAGTGTAATTTTTCTCACCAACAATGAATTTGCCATTGATGTTCGTTTAGATATGCAATATAACCCCAAAATGGATTTTAGGCTCGGCGATATTGCGAGGGCTACTCTTGGTTTTGGGTTATTATTAAATAAAAAAAAGGCGAATTTTGCACA encodes:
- the tssF gene encoding type VI secretion system baseplate subunit TssF, translating into MKNIHYFRKELDYLHKMREIFVNKYPKLAPFLSHNSNDPDVERIIESLALLTSKIHEELDGNIPLIAESLINILAPNYTNSLPSMCIQDFALKPESKECKVFIPRHTSLKSTPINQVQCEFKTIYDVCLHPLKISDMSLTNEGKQSVFCLDIVSTNKFFKIADMDIHFLQIYLGSEVYSANTLLLWLLCYLQEIVIVCADTLTSFKIPCDSLETTGFDKNESMFSNGDIGFSAFTLLQELLFLPEKFAFVRIKNLEILKECQSEKMTVKFIFKKELPKDTLPKANQFSLFSTPIVNLFSTQAEPILTDHTRNGYRIFIDRAHLNAYSVIQVLKVKAHNSDSGRRILKNYNSFERFEFVDKGNDFYAISNKQDANGEHYKEITIYSNQSRRETLSIDVLCSNNNLPNGLQIGSINEIVGYQDVLTRNLMLPTKSQHRSIDNATLWDFIATLSFNYQSITHKESFLALLHTYSFNIDKPKNLYEIISESLQKIESKPAYNVNGFITLRGMQITLYIDDSKFYCLGEAYKIGLVLAHFFSSFVSINSFCEVSLCCTTSNTSFSYSIVYGNKVLL
- the tssC gene encoding type VI secretion system contractile sheath large subunit, producing the protein MSGTSANTQTSIKELSIIDSIMQTSRYSKEDESYNIAKMGVAEFITEIVKTDSAENKINKYTLDEMIAHIDDIISRQMDEILHNEQIQQLESTWRGLYFLVERTNFQENIKINLFDVTKQEALEDFEANPDITTTTLYKRIYSSEYGQFGGEPVGAILGDYALNASTPDMNFLSKMSSIAAMSHAPFLTSMSASFFGLDSYAELPKIQDLKALLEGPQYVKWRTFRENEDSKYAGLLVTRFLTRSPYEPQENPIKKFNYKENVHNSHNHLLWGNTIYAFATRLTDSFANYRWCGNIIGPKAGGAVKDLPTYIYESFGTTQSKIPTEVLITDRCEYELAESGFIAFTLRRDSNNAVFFSANAALKPKIFPNTPEGKEAETNYRLGTQLPYIFLVSRLAHYLKVLQREEIGSWKERADIENGLNEWMRQYVSDQENPPAEVRSRRPFRGAKVFVSEIEGEAGWYRINLNVRPHFKFMGANFELSLVGKLDRE
- the tssG gene encoding type VI secretion system baseplate subunit TssG: MNFTFYRLIKMLLVSLNREQIFLRSARSLGHAYKEVDIFQYHDMADLESKDMLPLEASSVKVMEKLPQNISSKMHTESFVEVFSHFFGLLGQSSPLPYYMLDNFAKNEDDGNGFSLFFDFFNNYLLWLFYDSVCLKNYHHSFETDFSDRISFVLLKLLGFSDTTSAKAYLPFAPLILSLRRPKAYIEKILAHNFHLHDRISIVENIPQAIRINKNQQNSLGFKNVTLGKSFLLGSTIYSYQNKILLRIKDLHYQEALDYFPHHKQHNKLRESVIFLTNNEFAIDVRLDMQYNPKMDFRLGDIARATLGFGLLLNKKKANFAQCSMLMTLCE